One genomic segment of candidate division KSB1 bacterium includes these proteins:
- a CDS encoding HAMP domain-containing histidine kinase, giving the protein MFAFVKTLKHRRSEIRLALIFLGLILIPSGLLGYFSWRAIENEKLLARERLGESYRQFARLAAHEIDLELEEVEKRWSNAAKEIFKKNDRRPSPKDLALLAEKDSLIAACFLFTAPGQIEYPPGLVLPQETAAPETLRSETLAREHEFFNKLVAAGEELEYRAFDLDGAIAVYREMLSKISSPQLRGMAESYIGRALQKKGDWPAALATFQKLLAEYGEVRDLNKMYLRFLAQYQIAVCLESMGQDREAIEALLSLNRDLLARSDAISRQQYADFLEQIQILARRLLASPHLSEPARYQTQFDALAEQSKKRISQKYFLQLLDRQLNKVVIERKSYRARFRYISDATDHEPFLLAFHFLPDVTRNFVAGLVGLQIDLAHLRRHLLPVFHRHLRSGEDLTLALRNDKGDYVIGQPEPDHKLVATQNLSTPFDFWQVAVYVNDTLPPAPRWDFRTALGLWLISILLLSIFLGVFFFIRQARQQAHLSRMKSTFVSNVSHELRTPLASIKMLAELLEMQLCGRAPAANHTEKAKQYLGVIRRECDRLGRLIENVLNFSKIERGLKQYNFEYEDPAEILRLAVETFRPHAEAEGFSLTADFAENLPELRLDADAISQVMLNLLSNAVKYSDEVKEIHVRAYRDGAVVAVEVADRGIGIASTEIPKIFDDFYRVDQTLGANKQGGMGLGLTLARHIVRAHGGDITVRSEVGKGSTFIFTLPLPADEVAAPTNSETPHVASVEPHAETVMYHENE; this is encoded by the coding sequence ATGTTTGCATTTGTCAAAACCCTCAAGCACCGGCGCAGTGAAATCCGGCTGGCGCTTATCTTTTTGGGATTGATTCTCATTCCCAGCGGGCTGCTGGGCTATTTCAGTTGGCGTGCCATCGAGAACGAAAAGCTGCTGGCGCGCGAGCGCCTGGGAGAAAGCTACCGGCAATTTGCCCGTTTGGCCGCCCACGAGATTGATCTCGAGCTGGAAGAAGTGGAAAAGCGCTGGAGCAACGCCGCCAAGGAAATCTTCAAGAAAAACGACCGGCGGCCCAGCCCCAAAGACCTGGCGCTGCTTGCCGAAAAGGATTCGCTGATTGCCGCGTGTTTTCTTTTCACCGCGCCGGGCCAGATCGAATATCCTCCCGGGCTGGTTTTGCCGCAGGAGACTGCCGCGCCGGAGACACTGCGCAGCGAAACCCTTGCCCGCGAGCACGAATTTTTCAACAAGTTGGTTGCCGCCGGTGAAGAGCTGGAATATCGCGCCTTCGATTTGGACGGCGCCATCGCCGTTTACCGCGAAATGCTGTCGAAAATTTCCAGCCCGCAATTGCGCGGCATGGCCGAAAGCTACATCGGCCGCGCGTTGCAGAAAAAGGGTGACTGGCCGGCGGCGTTGGCCACGTTCCAAAAGCTTTTGGCTGAATACGGCGAAGTGCGGGATTTGAATAAAATGTACTTGCGCTTCCTGGCGCAATATCAAATTGCCGTCTGCCTCGAAAGCATGGGGCAAGACCGCGAGGCCATCGAGGCGTTGTTGAGCTTGAACCGAGATTTGCTCGCGCGCAGCGACGCGATCAGCCGGCAGCAATATGCCGATTTTTTGGAGCAGATTCAAATTTTGGCCCGGCGGCTGCTCGCCTCGCCGCATTTGTCGGAACCGGCCCGCTATCAGACGCAATTCGACGCGCTGGCGGAGCAGAGCAAAAAACGCATCAGCCAAAAATATTTTTTGCAGCTTTTGGACCGGCAGTTGAACAAAGTCGTGATCGAGCGCAAATCGTATCGCGCCCGATTTCGTTATATTTCTGATGCGACGGACCACGAGCCGTTTCTGCTGGCCTTTCATTTTTTGCCGGATGTCACCCGCAATTTTGTGGCCGGGCTGGTGGGGCTGCAGATCGATCTGGCGCATTTGCGCCGGCATTTGCTGCCGGTCTTTCACCGCCATTTGCGCTCCGGCGAAGACCTGACCCTGGCCTTGCGCAATGACAAGGGCGATTACGTCATCGGCCAACCAGAACCCGATCACAAGCTCGTTGCAACGCAGAATCTCTCGACGCCTTTTGATTTTTGGCAGGTTGCGGTTTACGTGAATGACACGCTGCCGCCGGCGCCGCGTTGGGATTTTCGCACGGCCCTGGGGCTGTGGTTGATCTCGATATTGCTGCTCAGCATTTTTCTCGGCGTGTTTTTTTTCATCCGCCAGGCCCGGCAGCAGGCGCATCTGTCGCGGATGAAATCGACTTTTGTCTCCAACGTCTCGCACGAGCTGCGCACACCGCTGGCCTCGATCAAGATGCTGGCCGAGCTGCTCGAGATGCAGCTCTGCGGTCGGGCGCCGGCAGCCAATCACACCGAAAAGGCGAAGCAATATCTCGGCGTCATTCGCCGGGAATGCGACCGCCTGGGCCGGCTAATCGAGAACGTGTTAAATTTTTCCAAAATCGAGCGCGGCTTAAAACAGTACAATTTTGAATATGAAGATCCGGCCGAGATATTGCGCCTGGCGGTCGAAACCTTTCGCCCCCACGCCGAAGCCGAAGGCTTTTCCCTCACCGCCGACTTTGCGGAGAATTTGCCGGAATTGCGCCTGGATGCCGATGCGATTTCGCAGGTGATGCTGAATTTGTTGAGCAATGCCGTGAAATACAGCGACGAAGTGAAGGAAATTCACGTGCGCGCTTATCGCGACGGCGCGGTGGTTGCCGTCGAAGTGGCCGACCGCGGCATCGGCATCGCCAGCACCGAGATCCCGAAAATTTTTGATGACTTCTATCGCGTCGATCAAACTCTGGGCGCCAACAAACAAGGCGGCATGGGACTGGGCCTGACGCTGGCGCGCCACATCGTGCGCGCCCACGGCGGCGACATCACCGTGCGCAGCGAAGTGGGAAAAGGCTCGACGTTTATTTTTACGCTGCCGCTTCCCGCTGACGAGGTGGCCGCGCCGACGAATAGTGAAACGCCACATGTTGCCTCAGTCGAGCCGCATGCTGAAACCGTGATGTACCACGAAAATGAGTAG
- a CDS encoding response regulator transcription factor, whose protein sequence is MKKILIVEDDAAIVLGLEGALQNEGYETLTARTGPDGWRLAKEQQPDLLILDLMLPGMSGLEICKRLRDDGLKTPVIMLTSKAEENDKVLGLELGADDYVTKPFGLRELLARVKAHLRREEVAAAPESPKTLEKFCFDEVVVDFKRHEVYKAGVLQEMTNREFRLLEYFIHHPGELLTRDRLLNEIWGYEVYPTTRTIDNHVRWLRKHIEPDPENPRYIKTIRGAGYLFETDKKS, encoded by the coding sequence ATGAAAAAAATTCTGATTGTCGAAGATGACGCCGCCATCGTTTTGGGCTTGGAAGGCGCGCTGCAAAACGAGGGCTATGAAACGCTCACAGCGCGCACCGGCCCCGATGGCTGGCGCCTGGCCAAGGAACAGCAGCCGGATTTGCTGATTTTGGATTTGATGCTGCCGGGAATGAGCGGCCTGGAGATTTGTAAACGCCTGCGCGACGACGGCCTCAAGACACCGGTGATTATGCTGACTTCCAAAGCCGAGGAGAACGACAAGGTTTTGGGATTGGAGCTGGGCGCCGATGATTATGTCACCAAGCCCTTCGGCTTGCGCGAGCTGTTGGCGCGCGTGAAAGCGCATTTGCGCCGTGAAGAAGTAGCCGCAGCGCCCGAATCCCCCAAAACGCTGGAAAAATTTTGTTTCGACGAAGTAGTGGTGGATTTCAAGCGGCACGAAGTTTACAAGGCTGGTGTGTTGCAGGAGATGACGAACCGCGAGTTCCGCTTGCTGGAATATTTCATTCATCACCCCGGCGAGCTGCTCACCCGCGACCGCCTGTTGAATGAGATTTGGGGATATGAGGTTTATCCGACGACGCGGACGATCGACAACCATGTTCGCTGGCTGCGCAAGCACATCGAACCGGATCCCGAAAATCCACGCTACATCAAAACCATTCGCGGCGCCGGATACCTTTTTGAAACCGACAAAAAAAGTTAA
- a CDS encoding RtcB family protein codes for MHGFPIETKPQNGGLPVKFFLTPELMPTAETMAQLEQLAAAPGLAHHVAVLPDIHRKSRNLSPTGTVVAAKNAIVPRAVDTGICCGIRMVRTEIVARELTPPALDALFNELKATIPVLAHEQDAITKQDVIDILVHGGAWSQKKFGLSDEEMRCIEDGGTMSTDTGDAAAILASMPEKALKKGRRCFGTLGDGNHFLELQEIVEVIDREIANLLGLGEGQAVFMLHTGSRSVGSKTMKEYLEELETQFSPAENGSPIWSLPADSEEGIKFARAISAASNFGFANRIAITEKLRAAVRKTLRDESLQMPLLYDCAHVSIKLEQWNGEKLWVHRHGGSRALTASQLAAHPIFSQTGQPVPIPGSMGHDSFIGVADENAAAAFFSVNHGAGRVMDKPEAMAHFTAAQVEKEMRDKNIRLYRYGADNIAEQAPSSFKDISQVIQAMSALRLAKPVVRLRPVAVLKG; via the coding sequence ATGCACGGATTTCCCATTGAAACCAAGCCTCAAAACGGCGGCTTGCCGGTGAAGTTTTTTTTGACGCCGGAGTTGATGCCGACGGCGGAGACGATGGCGCAATTGGAGCAGCTTGCCGCCGCGCCGGGTCTCGCCCATCACGTGGCGGTGCTGCCGGATATTCATCGCAAAAGCCGCAACCTCAGCCCCACCGGCACGGTGGTGGCGGCGAAAAACGCCATTGTGCCGCGCGCCGTCGATACCGGCATTTGCTGCGGCATCAGGATGGTGCGCACTGAGATCGTGGCGCGTGAGCTGACGCCGCCGGCGCTCGATGCACTCTTCAACGAGTTGAAGGCAACGATTCCGGTTTTGGCGCACGAGCAGGATGCCATCACCAAACAGGACGTTATTGATATTCTCGTGCACGGCGGCGCGTGGAGCCAAAAAAAATTCGGCCTCAGCGATGAAGAAATGCGCTGCATCGAAGACGGCGGCACGATGTCAACGGACACCGGAGACGCCGCTGCGATTCTGGCGAGCATGCCGGAGAAGGCGCTCAAAAAAGGCCGGCGCTGTTTCGGCACGCTCGGCGACGGCAATCACTTTCTCGAGTTGCAGGAAATCGTCGAAGTGATTGATCGCGAAATCGCCAACCTGTTGGGGCTTGGCGAGGGCCAAGCGGTTTTCATGCTGCATACCGGCTCGAGAAGCGTCGGCAGCAAGACGATGAAAGAATATCTGGAAGAATTGGAGACGCAATTTTCTCCGGCGGAGAACGGCTCGCCAATTTGGTCGCTGCCGGCGGATTCGGAAGAAGGAATCAAGTTTGCGCGGGCGATTTCTGCGGCTTCGAATTTTGGCTTTGCCAACCGCATCGCCATCACCGAAAAGCTGCGCGCGGCGGTGCGGAAAACGCTGCGCGATGAGTCGTTGCAAATGCCGCTGCTGTATGATTGCGCGCACGTTAGCATCAAGCTGGAGCAGTGGAACGGCGAGAAGCTGTGGGTGCATCGCCACGGCGGCAGCCGGGCGTTGACGGCTTCGCAATTGGCGGCGCATCCGATTTTTTCCCAAACCGGCCAGCCGGTGCCGATCCCCGGCTCGATGGGGCATGATTCTTTTATCGGCGTGGCCGATGAAAACGCGGCGGCGGCTTTTTTTTCCGTCAATCACGGCGCCGGCCGGGTGATGGACAAGCCCGAGGCGATGGCGCACTTCACCGCGGCGCAGGTTGAAAAGGAAATGCGCGACAAAAACATTCGGTTGTATCGCTACGGCGCCGACAATATTGCGGAGCAGGCGCCCAGTTCGTTCAAGGATATTTCACAAGTCATTCAAGCCATGTCGGCTTTGAGGTTGGCCAAACCGGTCGTGCGACTGCGGCCGGTGGCGGTGTTAAAGGGATGA
- the folB gene encoding dihydroneopterin aldolase, whose protein sequence is MSCDHIRLNKMVFRGYHGVWDEERQIGQRFEVDVEFVVDVNAAAKSDNIKDTIDFYKVYQVVENIVAQKSFKLVETLAETIAAALLQKFSASELRLRVRKPNSPVPGISDGIEVEIVRRKNMKRKT, encoded by the coding sequence ATGTCATGCGATCATATTCGCTTGAACAAAATGGTGTTTCGCGGCTATCATGGCGTGTGGGATGAAGAGCGCCAAATCGGCCAGCGCTTCGAGGTCGACGTTGAATTTGTTGTTGACGTCAACGCCGCAGCAAAGTCCGACAACATCAAAGACACCATCGATTTTTACAAAGTTTATCAGGTCGTCGAAAACATCGTCGCCCAAAAAAGCTTTAAACTGGTCGAGACGCTGGCAGAGACGATAGCCGCGGCCCTGTTGCAAAAATTTTCAGCTTCGGAGCTGCGCCTGCGCGTGCGCAAACCCAACTCGCCCGTGCCGGGCATTAGCGACGGCATCGAAGTCGAAATCGTGCGGCGAAAAAATATGAAACGTAAAACGTAA
- the folK gene encoding 2-amino-4-hydroxy-6-hydroxymethyldihydropteridine diphosphokinase produces the protein MRFGLDKDIDKPVTSDERLVTSNEQPATSNQHRASSTERIFIGLGSNLGDRAGWLRKALQKSITSPMIELVHASAIYETDPVGKIDQPMFLNQVVELRSTLAPEELLDWLLYIEAGLGRERRERWGPRIIDLDLLAYGNRQAHTNRLVLPHAELHRRRFVLAPWAEIAPEFEVAGFKATVNQLLQRCDDRSRVQKLKT, from the coding sequence GTGCGTTTCGGACTTGACAAGGATATTGATAAACCCGTGACCAGCGACGAGCGGCTAGTAACAAGTAACGAGCAACCAGCAACCAGTAATCAGCATCGAGCATCCAGCACCGAGCGCATCTTCATCGGCCTTGGCTCGAATTTGGGTGATCGCGCCGGCTGGCTGCGGAAGGCTTTGCAAAAATCGATTACCTCGCCGATGATTGAATTGGTTCATGCCTCCGCGATTTATGAAACTGATCCGGTGGGTAAAATCGATCAGCCAATGTTTTTGAACCAAGTCGTCGAGCTTCGCAGCACGCTGGCGCCGGAGGAATTGCTCGACTGGCTGCTGTACATCGAGGCCGGGCTGGGCCGTGAACGCCGGGAACGTTGGGGGCCGCGGATCATTGATTTGGATTTGCTGGCTTACGGCAACCGTCAAGCACACACGAACCGCCTGGTGTTGCCGCACGCCGAATTGCATCGTCGTCGCTTCGTGCTGGCGCCGTGGGCCGAAATCGCGCCGGAATTCGAGGTGGCCGGCTTCAAGGCGACGGTGAATCAACTGCTGCAACGCTGTGATGACCGTAGCCGCGTCCAAAAACTGAAAACGTGA
- a CDS encoding deoxynucleoside kinase, with protein MRLQYIAIEGVIGAGKTSLATRLAERFGGRLLLEPHEENPFLPDFYRDPRHFAFSTQMFFLLSRYRQQQEIPQRDLFHELLIADYLFAKDRIFASLTLDERELSLYDKVARLLERDIPQPDIVIYLQSNTERLMANIRQRNRSYEKPIAEDYIRELNEAYNRFFFSYTATPVLVVNATEIDFVHNEQDFENLAAQLHRPISGVQYYSPVK; from the coding sequence TTGCGACTGCAATATATCGCTATCGAAGGGGTGATCGGCGCCGGCAAGACGAGCCTGGCGACGCGCCTGGCGGAACGCTTTGGCGGGCGCCTGCTGCTCGAGCCGCACGAAGAGAATCCTTTTCTTCCGGATTTCTATCGCGACCCGCGCCACTTCGCGTTTTCGACGCAGATGTTCTTTTTGCTCAGCCGCTATCGCCAGCAGCAGGAGATTCCGCAGCGCGATCTTTTTCACGAGCTGCTGATCGCCGATTATCTTTTTGCCAAAGACCGCATTTTCGCCTCGTTGACGCTGGATGAACGCGAGCTTTCGCTTTACGATAAAGTGGCGCGGCTGCTGGAGCGCGACATTCCGCAGCCGGATATCGTCATCTACTTGCAATCGAACACCGAACGGCTGATGGCCAACATTCGCCAGCGCAATCGCAGCTATGAGAAACCCATCGCCGAGGATTATATTCGCGAGCTGAATGAAGCCTACAACCGCTTCTTTTTCAGCTACACCGCGACGCCCGTGCTCGTGGTCAACGCCACGGAAATCGACTTCGTTCACAACGAGCAGGATTTTGAAAACCTCGCCGCACAGCTTCATCGTCCCATTTCCGGCGTGCAGTATTATTCGCCGGTGAAATGA
- a CDS encoding ABC transporter ATP-binding protein/permease has protein sequence MKTYRRILRYVKPYWIPLSGSLLCILAFTLLSSASLISVVPFLNTLFNVAAAAQPDHSPPAEVLQFPSTFNQKLASLKTSASQWLMAGDRRQALLRLCGVILVLIFLKSLFDYLQAYSMAHVEQGVIKDLRNDLYRHLNELSLSYFNRTRTGQLISRITNDVTLVNGGVSAGFVTLIKNPLLILAYLGLAFYLSWRLTLIALIILPASMAIIGYIGSRLRRASTLSQEKMAEVTSVLQETISGVRVVKAFAMEEFEMRKFQRAAMDYFKSLLHITRASKLAGPLTEFLSAVVGVGILWFGGQQVLAGQGLSPGEFMLFLLAIFSLMQPVKELSSVNSRLQEAAAAGERIFEIIDLAPEVVSLPGAKKIEAFNHNIRFENVWFSYENEKAVVLQNISLEVKKGEVLAVVGPSGAGKSTLVDLLPRFYDPQQGRIVLDGVDLREIDVKSLRRLMGIVTQETILFHDTVRNNIAYGLQEIAEEKLIEAAQAANAHRFITELPRGYETVIGERGVKISGGQRQRLAIARALLKNPPILILDEATSALDSESELLVQEAIERLMANRTSFVIAHRLSTILHAHQIIVLDKGRLVQRGSHDELLRQKGLYQKLYKMQFRV, from the coding sequence ATGAAAACCTATCGCCGTATTCTCCGTTATGTGAAGCCGTATTGGATTCCCTTGAGCGGTTCTCTACTGTGCATTCTGGCGTTTACGCTTCTCAGCAGCGCCTCATTGATCTCGGTCGTGCCGTTTCTGAATACCTTGTTCAACGTTGCCGCGGCGGCCCAACCCGACCACTCGCCGCCGGCGGAAGTCTTGCAGTTCCCCTCGACGTTCAATCAAAAACTGGCCTCACTCAAAACCAGCGCCTCGCAATGGCTGATGGCCGGCGATCGGCGGCAGGCGCTGCTGCGCTTGTGCGGCGTCATTCTGGTTTTGATCTTTTTGAAAAGTTTGTTCGATTATTTGCAGGCGTATTCGATGGCGCATGTCGAGCAGGGGGTCATCAAGGATTTGCGCAACGATCTCTACCGCCATCTCAACGAGTTGTCGCTGAGCTATTTCAATCGCACGCGCACCGGGCAATTGATCTCGCGTATCACCAATGACGTCACGCTGGTCAACGGCGGCGTGTCGGCCGGTTTTGTCACGCTCATCAAAAATCCGCTGTTGATTCTGGCGTATCTCGGCCTGGCTTTTTATTTGAGCTGGCGCTTGACGCTGATTGCGCTGATTATTTTGCCGGCGAGCATGGCAATCATCGGTTACATCGGCTCGCGCCTGCGCCGGGCTTCGACGTTGTCGCAGGAAAAAATGGCGGAAGTGACCTCGGTGCTGCAGGAAACGATCAGCGGCGTCCGCGTGGTGAAGGCGTTTGCCATGGAAGAATTTGAAATGCGCAAGTTTCAGCGGGCGGCGATGGATTATTTCAAATCGCTGCTGCACATCACGCGCGCCAGCAAGCTCGCCGGACCGCTGACGGAATTTTTGAGCGCCGTCGTCGGCGTCGGCATTTTGTGGTTCGGCGGCCAGCAGGTTCTCGCCGGCCAAGGGCTTTCTCCCGGCGAATTTATGCTGTTTCTGCTGGCGATTTTTTCCTTGATGCAGCCGGTCAAAGAGCTTTCGTCGGTCAACAGCCGCTTGCAGGAGGCCGCCGCCGCCGGCGAGCGCATCTTTGAAATCATCGATCTGGCGCCGGAAGTGGTTTCCTTGCCCGGCGCCAAAAAGATCGAGGCGTTCAATCACAACATACGGTTTGAAAATGTTTGGTTTTCTTATGAAAATGAAAAAGCGGTGGTCTTGCAAAACATTTCCCTCGAGGTGAAAAAAGGGGAGGTCCTGGCCGTCGTCGGCCCGAGCGGCGCCGGTAAATCGACGCTGGTGGATTTGCTGCCGCGTTTTTATGATCCGCAGCAAGGCCGGATTGTGCTGGACGGCGTCGATCTGCGCGAGATCGACGTCAAGAGCCTGCGCCGCTTGATGGGCATTGTGACACAGGAAACCATTTTGTTTCATGACACCGTGCGCAACAACATCGCGTATGGCTTGCAGGAAATTGCAGAGGAGAAATTGATTGAAGCCGCGCAGGCCGCCAACGCCCATCGCTTCATCACTGAATTGCCGCGCGGATACGAAACCGTCATCGGCGAGCGCGGGGTCAAAATCTCCGGCGGCCAGCGCCAGCGTCTCGCCATTGCCCGCGCCCTGCTGAAAAACCCGCCGATTCTGATTCTCGACGAAGCCACCTCCGCGCTCGACAGCGAAAGCGAGCTGCTGGTGCAGGAGGCCATCGAGCGCCTGATGGCCAACCGCACGTCATTCGTGATCGCGCACCGGCTCTCCACCATTTTGCACGCCCATCAAATCATCGTGCTCGACAAGGGCCGCCTCGTGCAGCGCGGCTCGCACGACGAGCTGCTCCGCCAAAAGGGCCTTTATCAAAAATTATACAAAATGCAATTTCGGGTTTGA
- a CDS encoding prolyl oligopeptidase family serine peptidase: MKKRQRVFAVLIALFVINTTAGAQALHYPKTAKVDHTDTYFGITVADPYRWLEDDNSPETAKWVEEQNKVTFGYLEKIPYRQQIKERLEKIYNYPKYSQPFRKGGNFFFFKNDGLQNQSVLYIQKGLNGKPEVLIDPNAFSADGTVRLGAFALSQDGKYAGYGLSRSGSDWQEYYVMEIATKKTLTDTLRWVKVSGLAWQGNGFYYSRYDAPEKGRELSASNDFHKVYYHKIGTPQSQDELVYEDQANPQRFHTVSTTEDERFAILSISDRGKGKRGNALFFRDAASTQKTFKPIIATIGDYNFSVVDNIGDKFLIRTNYNAPNDRVILFDPKNPDEKNWKIVLSEKPEPLRSVGTAGGKLFATYLKDVATRAYVYSLDGKLENEVALPGIGSAGGFTGEKDDKFVFYSFTSFTFPPTIYRYDIATKKSSVFRAPEVDFKPEEYETKQVFYPSKDGTKVPMFITYQKGLKRDGNNPTLLYAYGGFNISLLPSFDPLLIALFEQGGVYAMANLRGGSEYGEKWHEAGMRLNKQNVFDDFIAAAEYLIAQKYTSAEKLAIRGGSNGGLLVGAVMNQRPELFKVAIPQVGVMDMLRFHKFTIGWNWIAEYGSSENEADFKNLYAYSPLHNIKDGVKYPATLITTADHDDRVVPAHSFKYAATIQEKHAGENPVLIRIETKSGHGASSTTKRLEEMADIFSFIFYNLGVIPKYQEQKSL, from the coding sequence ATGAAAAAGAGGCAAAGAGTTTTCGCGGTGTTGATCGCGCTTTTTGTGATCAACACAACAGCCGGCGCGCAGGCGCTGCACTATCCGAAAACCGCCAAAGTCGATCACACCGATACCTATTTCGGCATCACGGTGGCTGATCCATATCGCTGGCTGGAAGACGATAATTCGCCGGAAACCGCCAAATGGGTGGAGGAACAAAACAAAGTGACCTTCGGCTATTTGGAAAAAATTCCGTATCGCCAACAGATCAAGGAGCGGCTGGAGAAAATTTACAACTATCCGAAATACTCGCAGCCGTTCCGCAAGGGCGGGAATTTTTTCTTTTTTAAAAACGACGGCCTGCAAAATCAATCGGTGCTTTACATTCAAAAAGGCTTGAATGGCAAACCGGAGGTGCTCATCGATCCGAATGCGTTCAGCGCCGACGGCACCGTGCGCCTGGGGGCGTTCGCGCTTTCGCAGGACGGCAAGTACGCGGGCTATGGCCTTTCGCGCAGCGGCTCGGATTGGCAGGAATATTATGTGATGGAGATTGCCACGAAAAAGACCCTGACAGACACGCTGCGATGGGTGAAAGTTTCCGGCCTGGCGTGGCAGGGCAACGGCTTTTATTACAGCCGTTACGACGCGCCGGAGAAAGGCAGGGAGCTTTCCGCCTCGAATGATTTTCACAAAGTTTACTATCACAAAATCGGCACACCGCAGTCGCAGGACGAACTGGTTTACGAAGACCAGGCCAACCCCCAGCGCTTTCACACGGTGAGCACGACGGAAGACGAGCGGTTTGCGATTTTATCCATCAGCGACCGCGGCAAGGGCAAACGCGGCAACGCGCTTTTCTTCCGCGACGCCGCTTCGACACAGAAAACTTTTAAGCCGATTATCGCAACGATTGGCGACTATAATTTCAGCGTGGTCGATAACATCGGCGACAAATTTTTGATTCGAACCAATTACAACGCGCCGAACGACAGGGTAATTTTGTTCGACCCGAAAAACCCGGATGAGAAGAACTGGAAAATCGTCCTGTCGGAAAAGCCGGAACCGTTGCGAAGCGTTGGCACCGCCGGCGGAAAATTGTTTGCCACCTATCTCAAAGACGTGGCGACGCGGGCTTATGTTTACAGTCTCGACGGCAAGCTGGAAAATGAAGTGGCGCTGCCAGGAATTGGCTCAGCCGGCGGCTTCACCGGCGAAAAAGATGACAAGTTTGTTTTTTACTCGTTCACCTCCTTCACTTTTCCGCCAACGATTTACCGCTACGATATTGCGACGAAAAAAAGCTCGGTTTTCCGCGCGCCGGAGGTTGATTTCAAGCCGGAGGAATACGAAACCAAACAGGTTTTTTATCCGAGCAAGGACGGCACGAAAGTGCCGATGTTCATCACCTACCAAAAAGGCTTGAAGCGCGATGGCAACAATCCGACGCTGCTTTATGCCTACGGCGGCTTCAACATCAGCTTGTTGCCCTCGTTCGATCCGCTTTTGATTGCGCTGTTCGAGCAAGGCGGCGTGTATGCGATGGCGAATCTGCGCGGCGGCAGCGAGTACGGCGAGAAGTGGCACGAAGCCGGGATGCGGTTGAACAAACAGAATGTGTTTGATGATTTCATCGCCGCGGCCGAGTACCTCATCGCGCAAAAATACACCTCGGCGGAAAAGCTGGCGATTCGAGGCGGCTCCAACGGCGGCTTGCTGGTCGGCGCGGTGATGAATCAACGTCCCGAGCTGTTTAAAGTGGCGATTCCGCAGGTCGGGGTGATGGACATGCTGCGTTTCCACAAGTTCACCATCGGCTGGAATTGGATTGCGGAATACGGTTCGAGTGAAAATGAAGCGGATTTTAAAAATTTGTACGCCTACTCCCCGCTGCACAATATTAAAGACGGCGTGAAATATCCGGCGACCCTGATCACGACGGCGGATCACGATGATCGCGTGGTGCCGGCGCATTCATTCAAATATGCGGCGACGATTCAGGAAAAACACGCCGGCGAGAATCCGGTGCTGATTCGCATTGAAACCAAATCCGGCCACGGCGCCAGCAGCACGACGAAACGCCTCGAAGAAATGGCGGATATTTTTTCGTTCATCTTTTATAATCTGGGCGTGATCCCGAAGTATCAAGAGCAGAAGAGTCTGTAA